A stretch of Pempheris klunzingeri isolate RE-2024b chromosome 19, fPemKlu1.hap1, whole genome shotgun sequence DNA encodes these proteins:
- the LOC139218787 gene encoding kinesin-like protein KIF2A — translation MAGIFGKIFVGIYVEIKRSDGRIHQAMVTSLHEDNDSVTVEWIENGDTKGKEIDLESVFALNPDVAPDEEIPQSPEAPLPPSSVAKTSKLPKTKRITAIPKAENAPRENRAAAVGTTRARPSQHSQHSQAAELPPPAIAAQPALNQSLLQQQNARRKSNCVKEVEKLQEKREKRRLQQQELREKRAQEVDVNLPNYEIMCMIRDFRASLDYRPLTSNDLIEEHRICVCVRARPLNKKELSVKDLDVITIPSKDVVMVHEPKQKVDLTRYLENQTFRFDYAFDENSTNEMVYRFTAQPLVETIFERGMATCFAYGQTGSGKTHTMGGDFSGKNQDCSKGIYALSARDVFLMIKKPNYKKLDLQIFATFFEIYSGKVFDLLNRKAKLRVLEDGKQQVQVVGLQEREVKCTEDVLKLIEVGNSCRTSGQTSANAHSSRSHAVFQIILRRRGKMHGKFSLIDLAGNERGADTSSADRQTRLEGAEINKSLLALKECIRALGRNKPHTPFRASKLTQVLRDSFIGENSRTCMIATISPGMASCENTLNTLRYANRVKEFGISPSDIPFSQSGGGGGRSELSPTYEVKELTVDPAAALDGHQGGHVNQLEVLEAQWGVGSSPQRDDLKLLCEQNEEEVSPQLFTFHEAVSQLVEMEEQVLEDHRAVFQESIRWLEDEKVLLEMTEEVDYDVESFATQLEQILDQKIDILTELRDKVKSFRSALQEEEQASQQITPKRPRAL, via the exons ATGGCCGGTATTTTCGGGAAGATCTTCGTGGGGATTTACGTGGAGATAAAACGGAGCGACG gacgAATACACCAGGCGATGGTCACATCACTGCATGAGGAcaatgacagtgtgacagtggagTGGATCGAGAATGGAGACACCAAAGGGAAAGAG ATCGATCTGGAGAGCGTCTTTGCTCTGAATCCAGATGTTGCTCCTGATGAGGAGATACCACAGAGTCCAgaagctcctcttcctccctctagTGTCGCCAAAACCAGCAAACTCCCCAAG acaaaGCGGATTACAGCAATACCCAAGGCTGAGAACGCTCCACGGGAGAACAGAG ctgcagcagtgggaACCACCCGGGCCCGTCCCAGCCAGCACAGCCAGCACAGCCAGGCTGCAGAGCTGCCGCCGCCTGCCATCGCCGCCCAGCCTGCACTCAACCAGTccctgttacagcagcagaacg CACGGAGGAAATCCAACTGTGTGAAGGAGGTGGAGAAACTGCAGGAGAAACGAGAGAAGAGGCGACTTCAGCAGcaagagctcagagagaaaaggGCACAA GAGGTGGATGTCAATTTACCAAACTATGAAATCATGTGTATGATCAGAGACTTCAGAGCCAGTCTGGACTACAGGCCTTTAACCAGTAATGATCTG ATCGAGGAGCAcaggatatgtgtgtgtgtgcgtgcacgtcCCCTCAATAAAAAAG AGTTGTCGGTGAAGGATTTGGATGTGATCACCATTCCCAGTAAGGACGTGGTAATGGTCCATGAGCCCAAGCAGAAAGTCGACCTGACCCGCTACCTGGAGAACCAAACTTTCCGATTCGACTACGCTTTCGATGAGAACTCCACCAATGAAATGGTTTACAG GTTCACGGCTCAGCCGCTGGTGGAGACCATCTTTGAGAGGGGGATGGCGACCTGCTTCGCTTACGGACAAACCGGAAGTGGGAAAACACAC ACGATGGGAGGGGACTTTTCAGGAAAGAACCAGGACTGCTCCAAAGGGATCTACGCACTGTCAG CCAGAGATGTTTTTCTCATGATAAAGAAGCCAAATTACAAGAAGTTGGATCTCCAAATCTTTGCCACATTTTTTGAGATTTACAGCGGGAAG gTGTTTGACCTGCTAAACCGCAAAGCCAAGTTACGGGTCCTGGAGGACGGGAAGCAGCAGGTGCAGGTGGTGGGGCTGCAGGAGAGGGAGGTGAAATGCACAGAGGACGTCCTCAAACTCATCGAAGTGggaaacagctgcag GACTTCTGGGCAGACCTCGGCGAATGCTCACTCCTCTCGGAGCCACGCCGTGTTCCAGATCATCCTGCGCCGGCGGGGGAAGATGCACGGAAAGTTCTCCCTCATCGACCTGGCGGGGAACGAGCGAGGGGCCGACACATCCAGCGCCGACCGCCAGACTCGCCTGGAAGGAGCTGAGATCAACAAGAGCCTGCTGGCACTAAAG GAGTGTATCCGAGCGCTGGGCAGGAACAAACCTCACACCCCGTTTAGAGCCAGCAAGTTAACCCAAGTGCTGAGGGACTCGTTCATTGGAGAGAACTCCAGAACATGCATG ATCGCTACCATCTCCCCTGGAATGGCGTCATGTGAAAACACCCTGAACACGCTGAGATACGCCAACAG AGTAAAGGAGTTTGGGATAAGTCCCTCAGACATCCCCTTCTCCCAGAGCGGGGGCGGAGGGGGTCGCTCTGAGCTCTCCCCTACTTACGA gGTGAAGGAGCTCACCGTGGACCCTGCAGCGGCGTTGGACGGCCATCAGGGAGGACACGTCAACCAGCTGGAGGTGCTGGAGGCTCAGTGGGGAGTCGGGAGCTCTCCACAGAGGGACGacctgaagctgctgtgtgaacaGAAT GAGGAGGAAGTTTCTCCACAGCTCTTCACCTTCCATGAAGCAGTCTCTCAGctggtggagatggaggagcaggTTCTGGAGGACCACAGGGCTGTCTTCCAG GAGTCGATCCGCTGGCTGGAAGATGAGAAGGTGCTTTTGGAAATGACGGAGGAGGTGGACTATGACGTCGAGTCCTTCGCTACTCAGCTGGAGCAGATCCTGGATCAGAAGATCGACATCCTGACTGAGCTGAGAG ATAAAGTCAAGTCTTTCCGCTCGGCGctgcaggaagaggagcaggcGAGCCAACAGATCACCCCGAAGAGGCCTCGTGCTCTATAG